The genomic region AAGCTCATGAACTGTCTGGTTAATATGAGGGATATTGTCAAtcattttccaccaaaaatcgCTGCCTGGCTCGCTGCCGAGAGCCTATCGACACCTACAGAACAACAGATCATGGCCATCATTATTCAGAATTATGATACGTTAGGGCTGAAGCTCCAGGATAATCTTGATCAGTATGAAAGGTACTCGGAAAAGCCTAATCATACTGGCTTCTTTGAGGAGATGGTACGTCCATAAtaccaattttcaaaattattttcaactctcacttaataaaaatttaatttaaaaatcatctcCACAGGTAACTGGAGTAATTATTGATACCCGTGCCTCGATAGACCTGAACGCCCTAGATACACAGGAGATTCTCCACGAGCTGTCCAACATCTCGTAATCCCTGACCCCTAAATCAACCTCACCACTGTAGATCAAACGAGAAAGTCCACCTCCACGGTAAAACTACTGGAGTCAATGAAACGCGCCTTCAAGGTTTACATATAAAAAGTGtatattattcaaaaatatttaaagaaaaaaagagtgTTCATCGGGAAATCTCCGTAAGTgatgaatgatattttttaatgagcgTTGAGCTCAGCTCTGTAAGTAAATGCCTTTTGAAACAAATAATCTTGAAGTGACTGCCCTCAACCGTTTCCCTCCGTCCTCTTCCTCGAGGTGAGAGCCACCCCAACCTTAGACTGGTTCTCCCTTCCCACCTCCTTGCTAATCCACTCCCCAATGTCGACGATCTTTTCCAGGTCGACCCCAGTTTGGAGTCCCTCTTCTTGAAGAAGATAAAGTAGATCCTCAGTGGGGACGTTCCCCGAGGCTCCAGCGGCATAAGGACAGCCTCCAAGACCCCCAACTGACGAGTCAAACACCCGCACCCCCAGATCTAGACCTGCAAAGACATTAACCAGTGCCTGGCCATAAGTATTATGACAGTGAAGAGCGAATTCCCTCAGATCCCCAGAAAACGAGGTGCTTTTCACCTCCTTGAGGACGTTGATGATTGTCTTGGGTGTGCCAGTGCCAATGGTGTCTCCCAGGGAAATCTCGTAGCATCCTGCCTCCAGCATCGCAGCTGAAACCCTTGCCACCATTGAGGGTTCAGTTTTCCCCTCGTAAGGGCACCCTGCGATGCAGGAGACGTACCCTCTGACCCTAACCCCGTGCTCTAGAGCCCTCTTGATGACCCCTCTGAAGCGGTCGATGCTCTCAGCAATGGAGCAGTTGATGTTCTTCATACTGAAAGCCTCGGAAGCTGCTCCAAAGACTGCGATTTCTCGCACTTCAGACGCGATTGCTGCGTCGAGGCCCTTTAGGTTTGGTACTAGCACGGGATAGGCAACTCCTGGGGCTTTGGTGATCCCGGTGAAGACCTCGGAATTGTCCCGCATCTGCGGGATCCACTTCGGGGAGACAAAGCTCGTGGCTTCGATAGTCTTTAGGCCAGTGGCCGAGAGCTTGTTGATGAGGGAGATTTTTGTGGACGTGGGGAGAAGGGCTTTCTCATTCTGGAGACCGTCCCGAGGGCCTACCTCCACGATTCTAACGAAATCACTGAACCTCCGGGGGCTTGGGGCCGCTCTTGTGGGAAAGACCAGGCGGAGAGAGGTGAACAGcatttttctggaatttaaAATCAGCTGGTTTCAGCTTCAGGGGTGAAttacatgagaaaaaaatattcaattgttataaatataatttgagtTATAACAATCGattttcctggaattttttccaGGTCGTTATCTCCATCGAACAGTCTGAGATTCAAATAAAcgggtggatttctatgtcgcgATTAAATGCCTCATGAAATTTCGCCCACACACTGCACATGTGTGAGTTGACTCAGGGAAACGGAACCCTACACCCCTGCATCAGCTGCtagattaaaaatattgctcCCCCCGGATAAATACTGATTACTAAGTccgtataaataaaaaacagaaTGTTTCCTGCTTACGCTTACCTCTCGGGCTACGACAGGCACAAGAAGCTCATAAACGACTACCTCCTCCTCAGCGGTAAATCGCTGTCGAACCTCAAGCGAGACACGTATGTAGAAATCAATGACGTAGACAACTATATCAACACTTGTTCACCCTTCATCACGCAATTCTTATCAGTTGCTTGTTGATGCTGAGTGACTGGGTGtcgaaattcatttaaattatgCGTGATTCAAACAGCTCTTGCATGATTCGAGGTCCCGGGACAAGACCGATCACGATGTCATCAGGGAAAATCATCGTTTCCTGTGGGAGGATGAGGAGGTTCCAGATACATGGGAAAATCGTCTTGCTAAGAAATATTATGATAAATTGTTCAAGGAATACTGCATTTGCGACTTGACGTACTACAAGCTCAACaaggtattttttaaattcattaactCGTTTTTTTATGGAGTGAGGGATATGTGATAGAAAACCTCTTGAATGTCCCTCAGGTTGCTCTACGATGGAGAACTGAGAAGGAAGTTGTCGTGGGTAAGGGCCAGTTCCAATGTGCCAACAAGAAATGTACTATGAAGGAAGGATTGAGATCCTGGGAAGTGAATTTTGCTTACGAAGAGCATGGAGAGAAGAAGAATGCATTAGTCAAATTAAGTAcgtcaattttcttttttccattCTAATGACATCCTCGAAATCTAACAATTTCAAACACCTCAGTTCTATTTACCATAAACAGTAATTGACTTCTCTGATCACCCAGGGCTGTGTCCAGACTGTTCGGAGAAGCTGAattacaaaacaaaaaaacgaGAAGTAAAACGACAGAAGGCTTTGAAGAGATTGGGAATTTCTCCTGAAAAATCCCAAGGGAGTTCAACATCGAGCCAAGTTCCTGAAGCCACAattaaattggaaattaacgaaaaagaTAGTACCGCGGATCCCCAACCATCGCAGCCCGAAGACTCGGACATTTGGAAGGGAAAACCAGTGGAAGGGGTGGAGAAAAGCCGTGAAGAAGAATTTGAAGAATACCTGGCTGATCTTTTCctataaacaattttattcatcaaaacAACTGATTAACTTTCTTTCTCCTCCAACTACAAACTTACATTACATTATATtcaatatattaatttattcaaaataaaagATATTTTCTATACAAGTCCTGGGATATTGTACAGTTTAATACGAGAATAATGCACTTAAAAATCATTATCTTCACCGAGAAATCACTGACTAATCGTTGATCGGGTTGTTGGTCGGACACTGATTCATTTCCAATTAACATTGTGCAATAATTGGATGAAGTATTCATGATTACACTCGTGTATATCCACAGAAAGTAACTGAAAAATATCTGTgactccaatatttttttttatatttcaataaaGCACTGGATTATTTTAaatcctagaaatatcgtgaAAAAGTCTCAACTCAGCTATAATTACTGTTTGTTACTTCAACAATTTGTGCGACAACTAATTCACAACGAAGAAAAGAATATCAcctataaaatttcattcatcctcggtattttttaatgaggatATGTAACGAGTATCAGCAACGTCTAATTATTGATGAATCTATCTAAAGGCCTAAATGTAACTTTAATCGTTAGTATTGTCGGCTTTAACGTGACAACATGAGCAATTACTTCGTACGACTGAATGTAAAAACCGAATagaattttgattattcaattagGCACGTCAAACCCTTCAATTTTCAACTTTACTCATCATCAAAAGAATTCTTTTCGTATTAAAAAGTTACGTCTAGTGATTTTACTAGAATAAAAAGACTAATTATTCGTTGTACTTTGGAAAAGGGATCGTTTGGCGATCGTTAACTTATTTACACTACCAAAAATAATTAGTTAAGAGATAATTTTGGATTTAGAGGTCATtgcaaattcaaaattaatggttgatttttttcaataaattcacaCGCTTGACAAATAACAGATAAAAAGTTAGTGGACTTGCATACAATGTTTCTCTTaacattttcatcaataacGAAAGTTCAAGTGACCATCTAAATCTAAAATCTCTTATCCGTAACTGGGAAGTCGATAGTTTGAATAGAAATGTTtgaatccgaaaaaaaaagaaaaaaaataggcgAGGAAAATTGCTGGCAAGTGTTTTAGTGGAGCCACGCAGATAAAAAAGagctattcaattattttcaataatttctatcTAATTAAGAAACTTGGCATTGCTATCTCAGTCTCGCTTTTGTGGTTCcactagaataaaaaaaatcaaggatcTCTTGAAGAAATAACAATAGCTCAGGGTGAATTAGTTACAGCTAGACTTTCTGTTGCCAGTTTTTCGGGAATTCTGCTTCTGGGAGTCGCTGTCTTCATCACTGCAGTCCTCGTCATGCGTGTGAGTCACATTACGAGGGGTTTCTGGTCTCGCATGGGGAATTAGAACATTATTTTCAACCTCCAGAGCTTTCTAAATACGagagaaatgaaatgaaataattaaatgaatggaaaaaatgaatataaagaaataaaatttgtaaaagAAATTATGTGCTCAGTTGggattattcatgaaaattggtaCTCACAGCTGCTGGATGATTTTGTAGTTCGTCCTCGTATGATAGCTTAAATGTCCTTGTTCTACTTATCATTGGTGTCTCCATTACGAAACGCTGTTCGTGTGCTACTGTACTTTCGTGAGGCAtctgaaattaaattcattcattctgtGAATGTCTGAAATTCAGActtattcattcaaaaatattccccaaatattttctaatagAGTTGAAGTAAAACTATTTGAATACTATAATAATTCCCGCAGACCAGTACTATCAAAAATATtagcagaataaaaaatgcaaaatataCAATGCCACTCGCGAATCCAACTTACCAGCATGGCAGGTGCTCTAAACATGTACGAGAAGGGGTAATAAATGAGATTCAGGAACGTCGCAGCATACAAATCAGCATACCTCACGACTTGACTACTGAAGAATGTCTGTCTACTCCCGGACCTGAACAACGATCCCATCATACCATAAGCCAGATCCATCTTGTGTGTGACATCCCTGATGGAAGCCCGGAGTTTCGATATATCGGGTTTCTCCTTTGTGCTGCTATCCAGGTTCTTGTACATCTCCCCTAGCATGACATCGAGATTCTGGAGTTCAGCGAAGAGCTGGCACTTGTCAGTCCACACATGCAGCTCCTGTACGAGTTCAGGAACAATGAGAAATGTTCTCCAGCCCCTGATCTTCTTGCTCTTGAGAATGTCCCCGAAAATATGATCTCCAATATAGAGGACATCTTTCCCTTTAGCGCCAATCATCTCTGTGAATACGTCGCAGGATCCACCTGAATAAACTTCACCTGTGTGGAGGGGTCCTTTGTGCGTTCCCAGCTTAAGAGCTCCTGTTTTGGTATCCACCTGTAAAAAATCATGTTGTACTTAAAATTGCTCATTATCTTCGGGTAATTGACCCTCAGGAAGCGCAGCATTAAAttcaataacgaaaaaaattctacattCATGATAAATTAATGACGTACCTGTCTGAGGATTGTCCCTTCCCCGAAGAACAGTGGTTTATTGGCATCCACGACAATGGTATCAAAGTACGTCTTCCAATCAGTATGAGGCTCGTCAGGGCGTGCACCATGAGGAAAATCGAAGAGATAAGTCATGATCTTGTTTGTAAATACATAGTCGCTGTTCGTGAGGAGAAACACCTTGCCTCCACTCTCCCTTATCCTCCTCAGGAACATGGGGAGACGCTCATCCTTCTTCACGTACTCCTCGAGGTTCTCTGTGGTCTTTGACTTCAAGTCCCCCTGAATGTGAATCCAGTCGACTGCGTTACGAACGTCCTGGAAGATGCTCTTGAAACTCATCGTTAGTTCTCCTTCCTTCACTCCTGTTTTCTCCCTGGTGTACTGAGGGGAGTTTGTGAAGAAATCGATGAGGCAGGCAATCAGGTAGGTCTCGGGGAGATTGAAGAGAGTGTTCAGGACATAAACTCGATTCTCGTCGAGCTGAAGGAATTTGTTGGGGTAGAGCTCATATACCTGTGAACTGGGTATTAATGAAAGAGgtttaatcaattttcaaaacgAAATGATGCATTAcattttttgaagataaataaattacaagGCTCcccttgaattatttttttgtcaacaggtttaaaaaatttcaacagtaATTTTTTGTAGTCAACGTAagtctctgaaaaaaaaaaatacacaagattttgaaaatattttcaatgcccgtgttttaaaaataaaacatcacATTGTTCCGCGTCCCCTGAAATTCCTGCCACTTAACTGTCAAGATAAAAtcagtgaataaataaataatgaaatacagAGATGAGTGATTGCCTCTCGAAAAATTacacgaaaaaatatcaaacttACTGCTTGAGAAATTCAAATCCATGAACACAGACGAGAATATTTCCATAAGCATCGACCTTCAACAAGTTTCCATAGAGAGTATCAAACCACAATCCTCTAACCGGGAAGCTAGGATCATACTCGAAGGCACGAATCTCCTTGGGATAGCCCAGAGAAACCAACCTCTCCTTCAATAAATTGAAGCCCAACTGCTCGTACTGAGGGGATTTGTACTCCGCGAGAGTATAATCCATGTCGAATCCAtagaattttatattctccagGTGTAGACTCCTATTGACGAATATTCTGTAACAATAATAGTGGATTGAATCATCACAATTTGGTGACTGGAGTGTGTGAGAGTGGAACCTGTTTCCAGTCTGGTGCCTGGGACCCATTAAATCCATATATTCCTCTCGAGGATCTCCAAGTGACAGGCAACTCGATTGATCCGTATCGGTTACGCTTGTCATTTCTGAGAAATGAGACGTCATTGTAAAATTATCTGTCCATCGATTATAGCTCAGGTGAGAGCCCatgttttttgcgttttttaaagatttttttctctctgattTTATTGAGTCTTTGTTTGCGTATTTCTCTTTGACgctcaattgtttttttgtttgtagACTGATGGCCGTCAAGACAAAATTTGAAtcgttgacaaaaaaaaaagttttcatgaatttctctcatcgagaaaaatatatcacgTGAGCTTCAAAGtctcgaaataattatttcaatcataAATCAAGATACTTTCAGACTGTGATATCCCTCTGAAATCGATAAACTACCGCCGGAGAAATAATCTCCCACGGATCTCCACAATAAAGGAAAAATCGATCGTTATCAGGAGCACTAAAATGAAACAGCTGCTCAGTGTCCcgacaaaaatattgataaaaatgcACAAGGCACATCAAATGTGTTATTCTCGTAGATGACTAACTCACAGCGCGCAAACACATgtgaaaatgataataaaaaaaaaaagacaatgtCATTGTCCCGCCGAATGACGGAAATAGAGCAGTAGAAAAATGGTATCGTTACAATAATTTCACTTACTCGTCTGGTGCGAGCCTCTGAGGATTAACGACCTTAGAACTTCgttttgaaacgtcattgcacATGCCCTCGATCTTCATTCTGTCTTATTAATGATTGAAGAGACTGTCAGATAATTGATGCCACCAGACTATCGACAAGTGGATATAGCCGACGATTtttataacgaaaaaaaagaataactcCTAGGTACTCCTCAACTGACGTAACTTTTCAGTTAAAATAATGAATGCAGAAATTAGTAGAGACAACTTTCACGTTGAGTCACCGTCTGGAAAAATGTTCGACGTGTTTTATAGTTTAAATTTGATGATTCAACTTTCAAGTACACTCGTCGATGATCAGGGAGTTACTGAGTGCCTGAGCTGGGGAACTCTTTAATAAACGCAATGAGAGGTGGATCTGTATTTCCGAGGGGGGAGACATTTGTGTGGGGAGGATGGAAGTAGTGGGCGAGATTCACTGGAAATCCATTGGACTTGCTGGAGAGGAGGGTGAGGTATGGCATTACCTCGACATTGAAGTATGGATAGTCGCTTGGCACGAATTGTGGATATAGTGTATGACCTAGTACTCCACTGAAATCGAAACGGCGGTGATGCCAGGGGAGAGGAGACGAGGTCTGAATGGACTGATTGTTCGTAGAAATTGTTGGATAAATTTCAGTGACAAATTGCAAATAATTGTCTCTGGAATGGAAAAACCTTGTTAGAGATTCTGTTGATTAGATAAGGGGCATTGactctattttatttatcgaaaattttgcAGGTCGcgtgaagatttttttaaaatatcgtctcgttaatttttttagtagaTAATTGTTTGCGAAAATCGATTGACCAAATTGGAGTAATGGGATAGCGAATAATTGTCTTCGGAATGAAGTGAAGTTATAAAAGGTTTTGGATAGTATTTACGTTTCTGCTTGTAATGCAAATATAcgcgaatttttttcagttacaAATTCATAAATTGAGTGTGAAATTGTGACGGTGCAATTATCACAAGAATCTTGAAAATATCCTAGATATTTTTGGCGGAGTGAAAACACACAGATTACGTGGAGCACGGCACGACTGACTTGCGCCACGTGAAATGGGCGATTATCACGCGATGAGCCAAAAGGTGGGTCAGGATATACAATTTTACCTTGCCCTTGCGTGTAACACTTCCGCGCTGTCCATCAATCACGCGACTTTTTGATGccctcttcatcactctcaaTGTATTTGACGATTTAAAAATGGTAAATATTGAATCGTTAATAGACTGTAAAACTGAGGGAGGCATGTAAAATACGGTAATAAATGTTTGTCAGCAATAAAAAGGATTATCAATCACTTGGTGATTGAATGGCTGATGGATTAAAGGCTACACTCCTGAGGTAATCAACATCTTCGCCGAGTGTTCGGGCACGATCTTCAAATTGCAGAGACCACGAAAGAATCAGTGAGCTGTTCTGTTAATGAAAGTGATATTAACAAAAATAGTGATAAGATAGTTATTGGAGACTGTCAAAATCAGCTGGAAAAAACTGACAGAAAAACAAATTGCGAAGATAAGATGTCTTTGTTtctttgtaaaaaatttccactgaCGAAATTATGTGAAATTTCACTGCAGGGAGCCCGCAGATAACCAGTGGATGACGACATTCACTGCCTGATAACATAATTGAGTTTGAACTATAGATGCCAATGAAACTCACGTCATGTTCTCCAAAACGAAAATaacattttctttctctctctctctctcgcgaATCTCGAAAAATTGCGAATGAAGAAAATGACCTCGAGTGAATGTCGGACAGAGGGAAGTGATCAATTTTCCTCGTGGTACATGTGCCTTTTTATCCTGGCGAAATGCCCGGTTGATCGACGTCCTGGAGAGCCAAAATAATTTGACCTCCAAAAATTCGGACTTATTGTAATGAACCCGAGATTATGATAAGTATGTCGACTAATAAGCGTGGCGAGTAGGAAATTCTCTTAGTCGCGTGATTTATCAAAGCACGAGTCTCAATTATCTGTCTGATGGCTCATCACagcaatttatcaaaatttcgtAAGAGTCTAAAGAGATCGGTGATATAGTAGCGAACTCCTAGACGCGAGGTGACgatttttactgatttttctGGCGATTTCGAGAGATTTCTGATAATTAATGGCTTTAGGGTCATTACGGACAGTCGAAAAgtctttttaaataaaattagctTCTCTATttgagaaaatgattttaaaataatgttTCACCGACTATTTCCTGGTTCTTAACACAACTATTAAAAATGTAACCGTAtgttttaaatgaaattatacGATTTTCTTCACAAATGATGAAAGTAAACGAAATTTGTTTGTCACAGCAAAACTTTTTTTAGAGAATTATTCTAGTCTTAAAAAAGATCCACTAAAATTGTCTCTCGAAGCCATTAATCATCCAGATAATCCCAGCTTTTGAATCAAGCGATAAAACGCATTCACGAACGTGACATTTCTGTCAATTGTGCACTTATCCATGAAACGAGTGAGCTTGAAAGAAATGTCAAAGGTATTTTTCGTAGATGACAGAATTTTCCTTCGATTTCCCTCTGAAACTTCTCATTATCGAGGAGCACGTTCAACGAGACACGACAAATTCCctctttgtttttatttccgcCGATTCGCAACTGAATTAATCCTCCCCCAAGTAATCCCACTGAATCCAGAATTCATCAATAATCGCTGCATTATTTTACCTGTGTCCAAGCTCTCTTTTATAAGGCACCCTGGTGAATTCATCGTAATGAGGTCCGAAATCACTGAATCCCCCGTCTCTCACCGCGGGCGGTGCTGAATATTCATGATCAAATGGTTATTAAATCTCTAGCGAAAAATTACCTTCACAAAACAGTCTGCACGAAGAAAAAACTACTGCGAAGCGGAGTGCAATGGGTTCATTGTACTTGTCAcagtcattaaaaatattaatgatatcgtgggaaaaaattactttttttgctTCTTGTgtcaaaaaacaattattcgaGTTTGTGGGAAAGGTATTTTTTGCCTCGCGGACAGACACCACTCGCCTTTGGCTCGTCCTGTAAACCACCCGCGAGCCAACAAACTCTTTTCCACACTCGTGATGAAAAAAGTTCCATTTCCGCACTCGTAACAAAATGTACATTTTTTCTTCGTGCTTGCATATCGATTTGTTACCGTTTTCCGCGAGCGGTCCAAAGATATTGACGCTCATCTTGAAGGCCCTATCGATTTCAACACAATTTTATTCGGCTATTGAACCCTGTTACCGATCACAAATTACTGAGATTAAAATGGTTGAGCTGGTGCTCTTGTGGAAGAGAACTTGCGTGCAACTGACTTGGTAGCGCGCTACCGCGGGAATGAGGAGTGCTCCATACTTTGGAGAGGCCAGTAGCCTCGCACTGCGACGAAATCGGGTGAAACAAAGACGATAAGGCGCCTCTGAAAACGGGGGAAAGGTCAATCGAGCACATATCATACTTTTGATGCAGATTTTATAATCTACTAAGACAACGGaggaagtgaaaaatatttgtgaaaAGAAATGTTGATAGTACaggagttgaaaaattgagcAATTAGATGGGAGGCTGAGAGATGGGGGAGAGGTAATTACGCGAGATTTAATTACTTAGTCAGTCAACATTCTTCAGAGCAGTCActcgataaatttattttttgagctCTGGGGGCTGAGGAATGACAAAACTCTATGGGCTTCTTCTAAATCTATCATAAGTATTAGTACTCTTAAATTTAAGTCCTTAATGCAGATGGGAATCAACACCCCCGGCTAATCATGCTATTTTTAATTGGTTATCTCGGCGGTGATGTGATAATAgataacaaaaaaagaaaatgcgaTTTCTACAGAGTGTTAAATATGGAATTATCTCCATAATgatagaggaaaaaaaaatccgacgCAAGTGTTGAAAGCCATGCTATTTTGGTGTTTTCCAGGGCTATTTTAGTCTTCGGTTTTTTCCCCCTAGATTTCTCCgtaataaaagaatatttcCCCAATCACGACTGCTAGATTAAAAATTAAGAATATTATTGAGTTTCATATGTTTACGACTCCGGCCAGCATCCTCTCATTATCAATGAATCATCAGCTGCAATCCCGTGA from Diachasmimorpha longicaudata isolate KC_UGA_2023 chromosome 1, iyDiaLong2, whole genome shotgun sequence harbors:
- the LOC135165316 gene encoding cytosolic purine 5'-nucleotidase isoform X4, giving the protein MRIQLDIRSGIDTLVKEMTSVTDTDQSSCLSLGDPREEYMDLMGPRHQTGNRIFVNRSLHLENIKFYGFDMDYTLAEYKSPQYEQLGFNLLKERLVSLGYPKEIRAFEYDPSFPVRGLWFDTLYGNLLKVDAYGNILVCVHGFEFLKHSQVYELYPNKFLQLDENRVYVLNTLFNLPETYLIACLIDFFTNSPQYTREKTGVKEGELTMSFKSIFQDVRNAVDWIHIQGDLKSKTTENLEEYVKKDERLPMFLRRIRESGGKVFLLTNSDYVFTNKIMTYLFDFPHGARPDEPHTDWKTYFDTIVVDANKPLFFGEGTILRQVDTKTGALKLGTHKGPLHTGEVYSGGSCDVFTEMIGAKGKDVLYIGDHIFGDILKSKKIRGWRTFLIVPELVQELHVWTDKCQLFAELQNLDVMLGEMYKNLDSSTKEKPDISKLRASIRDVTHKMDLAYGMMGSLFRSGSRQTFFSSQVVRYADLYAATFLNLIYYPFSYMFRAPAMLMPHESTVAHEQRFVMETPMISRTRTFKLSYEDELQNHPAAKALEVENNVLIPHARPETPRNVTHTHDEDCSDEDSDSQKQNSRKTGNRKSSCN
- the LOC135165316 gene encoding cytosolic purine 5'-nucleotidase isoform X5, translated to MSVNIFGPLAENAPPAVRDGGFSDFGPHYDEFTRVPYKRELGHRIFVNRSLHLENIKFYGFDMDYTLAEYKSPQYEQLGFNLLKERLVSLGYPKEIRAFEYDPSFPVRGLWFDTLYGNLLKVDAYGNILVCVHGFEFLKHSQVYELYPNKFLQLDENRVYVLNTLFNLPETYLIACLIDFFTNSPQYTREKTGVKEGELTMSFKSIFQDVRNAVDWIHIQGDLKSKTTENLEEYVKKDERLPMFLRRIRESGGKVFLLTNSDYVFTNKIMTYLFDFPHGARPDEPHTDWKTYFDTIVVDANKPLFFGEGTILRQVDTKTGALKLGTHKGPLHTGEVYSGGSCDVFTEMIGAKGKDVLYIGDHIFGDILKSKKIRGWRTFLIVPELVQELHVWTDKCQLFAELQNLDVMLGEMYKNLDSSTKEKPDISKLRASIRDVTHKMDLAYGMMGSLFRSGSRQTFFSSQVVRYADLYAATFLNLIYYPFSYMFRAPAMLMPHESTVAHEQRFVMETPMISRTRTFKLSYEDELQNHPAAKALEVENNVLIPHARPETPRNVTHTHDEDCSDEDSDSQKQNSRKTGNRKSSCN
- the LOC135165316 gene encoding cytosolic purine 5'-nucleotidase isoform X7, which gives rise to MDLENCKLHGDRPVGHHEDPTGHKKWYRHASQRIFVNRSLHLENIKFYGFDMDYTLAEYKSPQYEQLGFNLLKERLVSLGYPKEIRAFEYDPSFPVRGLWFDTLYGNLLKVDAYGNILVCVHGFEFLKHSQVYELYPNKFLQLDENRVYVLNTLFNLPETYLIACLIDFFTNSPQYTREKTGVKEGELTMSFKSIFQDVRNAVDWIHIQGDLKSKTTENLEEYVKKDERLPMFLRRIRESGGKVFLLTNSDYVFTNKIMTYLFDFPHGARPDEPHTDWKTYFDTIVVDANKPLFFGEGTILRQVDTKTGALKLGTHKGPLHTGEVYSGGSCDVFTEMIGAKGKDVLYIGDHIFGDILKSKKIRGWRTFLIVPELVQELHVWTDKCQLFAELQNLDVMLGEMYKNLDSSTKEKPDISKLRASIRDVTHKMDLAYGMMGSLFRSGSRQTFFSSQVVRYADLYAATFLNLIYYPFSYMFRAPAMLMPHESTVAHEQRFVMETPMISRTRTFKLSYEDELQNHPAAKALEVENNVLIPHARPETPRNVTHTHDEDCSDEDSDSQKQNSRKTGNRKSSCN
- the LOC135165316 gene encoding cytosolic purine 5'-nucleotidase isoform X3 → MTFQNEVLRSLILRGSHQTKMTSVTDTDQSSCLSLGDPREEYMDLMGPRHQTGNRIFVNRSLHLENIKFYGFDMDYTLAEYKSPQYEQLGFNLLKERLVSLGYPKEIRAFEYDPSFPVRGLWFDTLYGNLLKVDAYGNILVCVHGFEFLKHSQVYELYPNKFLQLDENRVYVLNTLFNLPETYLIACLIDFFTNSPQYTREKTGVKEGELTMSFKSIFQDVRNAVDWIHIQGDLKSKTTENLEEYVKKDERLPMFLRRIRESGGKVFLLTNSDYVFTNKIMTYLFDFPHGARPDEPHTDWKTYFDTIVVDANKPLFFGEGTILRQVDTKTGALKLGTHKGPLHTGEVYSGGSCDVFTEMIGAKGKDVLYIGDHIFGDILKSKKIRGWRTFLIVPELVQELHVWTDKCQLFAELQNLDVMLGEMYKNLDSSTKEKPDISKLRASIRDVTHKMDLAYGMMGSLFRSGSRQTFFSSQVVRYADLYAATFLNLIYYPFSYMFRAPAMLMPHESTVAHEQRFVMETPMISRTRTFKLSYEDELQNHPAAKALEVENNVLIPHARPETPRNVTHTHDEDCSDEDSDSQKQNSRKTGNRKSSCN
- the LOC135165316 gene encoding cytosolic purine 5'-nucleotidase isoform X6, coding for MKIEGMCNDVSKRSSKVVNPQRLAPDEIFVNRSLHLENIKFYGFDMDYTLAEYKSPQYEQLGFNLLKERLVSLGYPKEIRAFEYDPSFPVRGLWFDTLYGNLLKVDAYGNILVCVHGFEFLKHSQVYELYPNKFLQLDENRVYVLNTLFNLPETYLIACLIDFFTNSPQYTREKTGVKEGELTMSFKSIFQDVRNAVDWIHIQGDLKSKTTENLEEYVKKDERLPMFLRRIRESGGKVFLLTNSDYVFTNKIMTYLFDFPHGARPDEPHTDWKTYFDTIVVDANKPLFFGEGTILRQVDTKTGALKLGTHKGPLHTGEVYSGGSCDVFTEMIGAKGKDVLYIGDHIFGDILKSKKIRGWRTFLIVPELVQELHVWTDKCQLFAELQNLDVMLGEMYKNLDSSTKEKPDISKLRASIRDVTHKMDLAYGMMGSLFRSGSRQTFFSSQVVRYADLYAATFLNLIYYPFSYMFRAPAMLMPHESTVAHEQRFVMETPMISRTRTFKLSYEDELQNHPAAKALEVENNVLIPHARPETPRNVTHTHDEDCSDEDSDSQKQNSRKTGNRKSSCN
- the LOC135165316 gene encoding cytosolic purine 5'-nucleotidase isoform X2, whose translation is MKGASAIARLQILPRYVVTPQVVNNRELRATTTYSTSRTPPYSTAAHNGNERPPNGNSNRSFIRPSTIRQLIMDLENCKLHGDRPVGHHEDPTGHKKWYRHASQRIFVNRSLHLENIKFYGFDMDYTLAEYKSPQYEQLGFNLLKERLVSLGYPKEIRAFEYDPSFPVRGLWFDTLYGNLLKVDAYGNILVCVHGFEFLKHSQVYELYPNKFLQLDENRVYVLNTLFNLPETYLIACLIDFFTNSPQYTREKTGVKEGELTMSFKSIFQDVRNAVDWIHIQGDLKSKTTENLEEYVKKDERLPMFLRRIRESGGKVFLLTNSDYVFTNKIMTYLFDFPHGARPDEPHTDWKTYFDTIVVDANKPLFFGEGTILRQVDTKTGALKLGTHKGPLHTGEVYSGGSCDVFTEMIGAKGKDVLYIGDHIFGDILKSKKIRGWRTFLIVPELVQELHVWTDKCQLFAELQNLDVMLGEMYKNLDSSTKEKPDISKLRASIRDVTHKMDLAYGMMGSLFRSGSRQTFFSSQVVRYADLYAATFLNLIYYPFSYMFRAPAMLMPHESTVAHEQRFVMETPMISRTRTFKLSYEDELQNHPAAKALEVENNVLIPHARPETPRNVTHTHDEDCSDEDSDSQKQNSRKTGNRKSSCN